The genomic segment ACGAAGCTCGCCGCCGGCTGATCCGAGCCTTGGAAGATACCGCCGTATTTGGTGTGACCACCAACCGGCACTTCCTCAGTCGCATTATTGCCGACGACACCTTCGGTGCCGGTGAAGCCACTACCGCCTTCCTGCAACAGGCGTTCAAAAATGATCCATCCCTAGCGCCCCAGCGGCTCACTATCCGTGAACGGGCCCTGAGCGCCTGCGTTCTCAGCCTGAGCGGCAAAGGTCAGGAAGGCTGGAGCAATGCCCCGGCCACGGTCATGCCCATGAAGCTGGAAACTCAGGATGACAGCCTGGAACTGCTGGTCCGCCACAGCGGCCACACACTGCAGGTATCCCACGGCGAAGAACATTATGAGCTGCAACTGCAAAGCCAGGAACCTGGCCTGCTATGCATTATCGACAATGGGGTTCGTCAGCGGTGCCAATACTACCGGAGCGGAGATTCCCTATATTTGCAGGCATTCGGGCGCTCCTGGTCAGTTCGGGACATCACCCACCAGCCGGCACAGGGTGCCCAAGGCGCTGGCAGTGGCAAGGTACAGGCCAGCATGGATGGCGGCATCATTGATGTTTTGGTGGCCGAAGGGGATCAGGTGGAACAGGGCCAGACTCTGGTGATTCTGGAGGCCATGAAAATGGAGCACCCGGTGAAGGCCGATCGCAGCGGCACCGTCGGCCAATTGCTCGCCCGGCAGGGTGATCAGGTTAAACGGGGCCAACTGCTGGTTCAGGTAGAAGCAAACGAGGAGGCCGACGCATGAGCCGACTCCATCAACGCACCGTGTTCATCACCGGCGGAAGCCGGGGCATCGGCCGCGCCATCGCCCTGGCCTGCGCCCGGGAAGGGGCCAATGTGGTGATTGGCGCCAAGACCGATACACCGCATGCGAAGTTACCGGGCACCATCCACACCGTGGCGGAGGAAATTCGCAACGCAGGCGGCCAGGCGCTGCCGCTGGTGTTGGACGTGCGGGATGAACGCCAGGTAAGGCAACGAATGGAAGAAGCCGCCGATCAGTTCGGCGGCATCGACGTACTGGTGAACAACGCGGGCGCCATCCGGCTGACTGGTGTCGAAAACCTGAAGGTAAGCCGCTACGACCTGATGCACCAGGTCAATGCCCGGGCGGTGTTCACGTGCAGCCAGGCTGCCCTGCCCTGGCTGAAGCAATCCGGTGGCCACATCCTGAGCCTGTCGCCGCCACTGAACCTGAACACCCGGTGGTTTGCCCAATACGGGCCTTACACCACCACAAAATATGGGATGACCATGCTCAGCATGGGTATGGCCGAGGAATTCCGCCGCTACGGCATTGCCGTGAACTGCCTGTGGCCAAAAACGCTGATCGCCACGGCGGCCATCGAGTACGAAGTGGGCGGGCCGCAACTCATGGCCCAGGGCCGCAAACCGGAGATCATGGCGGATGCGGCGGTTAGCATTCTCTCCCGCACCGCAGATGAACTGACGGGGCAGGCGCTGATTGATGAAGAAGTACTTCGACAGGATGGCGTCGAAGATTTTGAACACTACCGGTACGCCCAGGGCGACAAACCGCTACTGCCGGATCTGTTCCTGGATTAGCCGCGGGGCTTTGAGTGTTGCTCCGCGGTTCAAAACTCATAAAGACATTGACGACTGAAACGGAAGCAACATGAGCCAAGACATCGTAACCGCGCGCGACATCCTACGCAGCCTGCCAACGGTCCTGAAAAAATTTCCCTATGTAGCCAAGGGGCTCTATTACTACCGGTTGAAGGACGATAACAAAGACCTGACACTGGGCCGGCTGGTTGAACGCAACGCTGACAAATACCCCAATCGCCCGGCCATTCTGTTCGATGATCGTACCCTTACCTGGTCAGAGCTCGACGCCTGGAGCAACCGGATTGCCCACTACCTGAAAGACCAGGGGCTGGTGAAGGGCGATGCCATTGCCGTGCTGCTGGATAACCGCCCGGAACTGCTGGCCACCGTGGTTGGCGCCGCCAAGGTTGGCGTGGCCTGCGCCATGCTGAATACCTCGCAGAAGGGCAAAGTCCTGGCCCACAGCATCAACCTGATCCAGCCTCGTATGCTGGTGGTGGGCGCTGAGCTGGTTGACCACGCCGAGGGCGTGCGCGACGACATCCAACTTCGCCATACCAAGCCCCTGCAATACCTGGCCGATGCCAATACCCTGAACACGTTTGGTGAAGCACCGCAGGGCTACATCAACATGGCGCTCGAAGTCAGCCAGCGGTCGTCCACCCGTCCCATGCTCTCCAACAACGTCACCATGGGCGATACGGCTGTTTATCTGTACACATCCGGCACCACTGGCTTGCCCAAGGCCGCCCCTGGCTCACACCGCAAGTTTATCCGGGCCTATGGCGGCTTTGGCATGCTGTCCCTGGCCATGGAGCCAGAAGACGTTCTGTACTGCACCTTGCCCCTGTATCACGGCACCGCGCTGCTGGTGTGCTGGGGCTCGGTACTGGCCGGCGGCTCCGCCATCGCCCTGCGCCGAAAGTTCTCCGCCAGCGCGTTCTGGGACGATGTTCGGAAATACAACGCCACCACCTTCGGCTATGTCGGCGAACTCTGCCGCTACCTGCTGAACCAGCCCGCCAGCGAGCAGGACCGCAACCACGGCCTGACCAAAATGATCGGAAATGGCCTGCGCCCGTCCATCTGGACCGAGTTCAAGGAGCGTTTCGGCATCGACAAAGTGGCGGAGCTGTACGCTTCGTCTGAGGGCAACATCGGCTTCAGCAACTTCTTCAACATGGACAACACCGTGGGTTTCTCCACAGCCCCGTACAAGCTGGTGAAGTACCACGAAGGCACCCGCGACCCGATCCGCAATGACAAAGGTCGCCTGCAAGAAGTGAAGAAAGGCCAGCCGGGTTTGCTGATCGGCGAGATCAACAAGAAATGGGCGTTCGAGGGCTACACCCAGAAAGAGGCCACGGAAAAATCGATCCTTCGCGATGCCTTCAAAAAAGGCGATGCCTGGTTCAATACCGGTGACGTGCTGAAAGAAATCGGCTGCCGGCACCTGCAGTTTGTCGACCGCATGGGCGATACCTTCCGCTGGAAGGGTGAGAATGTTTCAACCACGGAGGTGGAGAACATCATCGACGGCTCCGGTATGGTTCAGGAGGCGATTGTCTATGGTGTGGAAATTCCGAAAACCAACGGCAAGGCGGGCATGGTGACACTGGTACCGCAGAATCCGGAGGCGGAGTTTGATGCCGATAAGCTGTTTACTTACCTTCAGGACAATTTGCCACCGTATGCGATACCGGTATTCGTGCGGGTAACCCACGCCATCGAGAAGACGGGGACGTTCAAGTACCGGAAGGTGGATATCCAGAAGCTTGGCTATTCGCTGGACCGTCCCCATGAGGAGGTTTATGCCTGGCTTCCGGGATCATCCGGTTATACGCAGCTTACGCCGGAGTTGGTGGCCGATATCGATTCTGGCGGAGTTCGGTTTTGACTTTTTGTGGTGGGGGCTAGTTTAGCACCAGCCTGCTGGGTTTCGGAGGTGGTGAGAGTGGGGACTCCCTTCCAAAAAATCTTGAGGGCCAGGGATGGCCCGAACGAAGCGCACATGGATGTGCTTGTAGCGTTTTTTTGGAAGACGTCCCCAACCCGGCGCACACCTGAACCAGAAGGCTAGGAAACCAGCTCAGACCAAGGTTCAGGAACCAACCCGAAGAACGATCTTGCCCGTGGCACGGCGACCAGTCAGGGCACCCAGAGCCTCGGCGTACTGGTCGAATTCGAATACCTCGCTGACCTTCGGGTCGATTTTGCCTTCGCTGTACAACTGCAACAGCTCCATCATGTTCTGGGCACTGGCCTCCGGCTCACGCTGGGTGAAGCTGCCCCAGAACACCCCGACCACCGAACAGCCCTTCAGCAACGTCAGGTTTGCCGGCACCTTCGGAATATCGCCTGCCGCAAAACCGATGATCAGATGGCGGCCGTTCCAGGCCATGGAGCGCAGGGCCTGTTCGGTGAAATCGCCGCCGACCGGGTCATAGATCACGTCCACGCCCTTGCCTTTGGTGAGCTTCTTCACCGCTTCCTTCAGGGATTCCTCAGAATAATTGATCAGCTCATCAGCACCGGCGGCCTTGGCCACCTCCAGCTTTTCGGCTGTGCTGGCCGCCGCGATTACCTTCGCGCCCATGGCCTTGCCAAGTTCCACCGTAGCCAGACCAACGCCACCACTGGCGCCCAGCACAAGCAGGGTCTCACCCGGCTGGATGTTGGCCCGCTGTTTCAACGCGTAATAGGAGGTGCCATACACCATCATGAAACCGGCCGCCTGCTCATAAGGCATGCCGTCTGGAAGGGGCAGCAGATTCGATTCGGGGGCAACGACTTCCTCGGCAAACGCACCCCAACCTGTGAGAGCCGCCACGCGGTCGCCTGGCTTGAAGCGGGTAACTTTCTCGCCCACTTCAATCACTTCACCCGCCAGTTCGCCGCCCGGTGAAAACGGCATGGGTGGCTGCAACTGGTACTTGCCCTCGATGATCAGGGTATCCGGGAAGTTGAGGCCCGCGGCCTTGACCCGGATTTTCACGCCCCGGCCCTTGGCCTCCGGGCTTGGAATGTCTTCAATAACCAGGTTTTCGGCTGGTCCGTATTCTTTGCACAGAATGGCTTTCATGATCTCTCCTGATGCCTTGGGGCCGATCCGCGTGACTGCAGTATTCGGGCTCAAGCGGCGTCTTGTTCAGCTTTTTTATTGAATCGCACCAAGCTAAACGCAGTTGCATCATGAAGCAAATCAAGATCGCTTATCGTTTCGCATAAACCACGCTAATTCAGCCTTACAACAGAGTCGCGCTAAACGCCAGCGCCACCACCAGCCCCACCGCAGCAATAACCAGACCGGCTTTAAGGCCTGGTGACAGGGTTTGTGGGGCGGGCGATTTACTGCGGACCGGCTCATCGTAGTTGACCAGCTTCTGGTCCTGGCTGGAGCGTCGGATCAGGTCAATCATTTCTTCACATTGGGTGCTGTCAAAAGCGGATGGATTGAACTCTGGCAAGTGGTGCTTCTGAAGAAATGCCTGAACATCTGCAGATGCCGGCACGTACTTCATCGACCAGTTTGTGAACGACCGCTCGGCCACCGGCTCCTCGATCAACGTCCGGACATTACGATGCCTTGGGTCCTGAAGAATTCTCTGGTAAGTGTCCCGAACGGCTTCTTCTTCGCCTTCCAGGTATTGGAAAAAGCGGTTGTCACCGTAATACAGACCGCCCACAAGGCCCACTTTTCCGTTGTTCCGACGAGACACAAGCAGAATACGGGCAACGTGGGGCTCCACTCCTTTCTCCAGGGGCTTGGCTTCAAAGGTCGCTTCACTGGCGTAGGCAAGACGAATCAGCGGCATTTATGGTGTACTCCGGATCAATGAAAACAGGGGTCGGTGAACATACGCCCTGCCAGGGGCTGACAGATCACTCCCCGGGTAATTCTGCATCCTGTCTCTGTTCTTCATCCTGGCCCGGCACCATGGGGTGTCGTCAGGTGAATTCGAGCCCGTTTTCAGCTATCCTTCGCGCTCCCGTTTGATCACCTTTGCTTACGTACACTTTCTGCCCCAGAGCCGGCCATGTTCGACATCATCTATACACTTGAAATGATTGGGGTTGTGGCATTTGCCATTTCCGGCATGATTGTCGCGCGTTCGAAGAACATGGACCCCGTGGGCATTTTCGCCATCGGTTTTATAACGGCCTTGGGCGGTGGCACGTTGCGGGATCTGATCATGGATAACCACCCGCTGTACTGGATCAAGCACCAGGAACAGCCCATCCTGATTCTGGCCATGGCGATTGTGTTCAGTTACTGGAGCCGGGCGCACAGCCTCAAGGAATCCCGTATCGTTTTCCCGGATGCCATTGGCCTCGGCATTTTCTCGATTCTCGGCGCCCAGCTGGCGCTGGATCTGGGCCATTCCTGGTTTATCGCGTCCATGCTCGGGGTAATGACGGGCTGCTTCGGCGGCGCACTGCGCGACACTCTGTGCAACGAAGTCCCCTTCATCTTTCGTAAGGATCAGATCTACGCCTCCATCGCATTCGCCGGATGCTGGCTGTACTTTGTGTGCCAGTGGTTCCTGGAAAGCGAGTCTATCGCCCTGACCATCGGCCTGTTGTTCATAGTAACCGTACGCATGCTGGCCGTCCGTTTCGATATCCGGCTACAGCGAGATCACAGCACGGGCTGAACGGTCAATCATTCCTTGGCCTTGGCCTGAGCCCCGTGAGCCGGTAAGATTGCCGTTTTTTCACCCAGTTCACGATTTCCGCACGTAAACAGAGTTTCAAACCCCAACCCAGGCATCCCGAGAGGCAGACCCCCGTCATGCTTGAACGACTGTTCCAACTCCAGGCCCACGGCACTACTGTCCGTAAAGAAGTGGTCGCGGGCATTACCACCTTCCTGACCATGGCTTACATCATCGTGGTCAACCCCAGCCTGTTGTCTTCCACCGGCATGGATTTTGGTGCCGTGTTCGTGGCGACCTGCCTGGCGGCAGTGATCGGCACCCTGATAATGGGCCTATGGGCCAACTACCCCATCGCCCT from the Marinobacter sp. LQ44 genome contains:
- a CDS encoding SDR family oxidoreductase — its product is MSRLHQRTVFITGGSRGIGRAIALACAREGANVVIGAKTDTPHAKLPGTIHTVAEEIRNAGGQALPLVLDVRDERQVRQRMEEAADQFGGIDVLVNNAGAIRLTGVENLKVSRYDLMHQVNARAVFTCSQAALPWLKQSGGHILSLSPPLNLNTRWFAQYGPYTTTKYGMTMLSMGMAEEFRRYGIAVNCLWPKTLIATAAIEYEVGGPQLMAQGRKPEIMADAAVSILSRTADELTGQALIDEEVLRQDGVEDFEHYRYAQGDKPLLPDLFLD
- a CDS encoding long-chain-acyl-CoA synthetase, with translation MSQDIVTARDILRSLPTVLKKFPYVAKGLYYYRLKDDNKDLTLGRLVERNADKYPNRPAILFDDRTLTWSELDAWSNRIAHYLKDQGLVKGDAIAVLLDNRPELLATVVGAAKVGVACAMLNTSQKGKVLAHSINLIQPRMLVVGAELVDHAEGVRDDIQLRHTKPLQYLADANTLNTFGEAPQGYINMALEVSQRSSTRPMLSNNVTMGDTAVYLYTSGTTGLPKAAPGSHRKFIRAYGGFGMLSLAMEPEDVLYCTLPLYHGTALLVCWGSVLAGGSAIALRRKFSASAFWDDVRKYNATTFGYVGELCRYLLNQPASEQDRNHGLTKMIGNGLRPSIWTEFKERFGIDKVAELYASSEGNIGFSNFFNMDNTVGFSTAPYKLVKYHEGTRDPIRNDKGRLQEVKKGQPGLLIGEINKKWAFEGYTQKEATEKSILRDAFKKGDAWFNTGDVLKEIGCRHLQFVDRMGDTFRWKGENVSTTEVENIIDGSGMVQEAIVYGVEIPKTNGKAGMVTLVPQNPEAEFDADKLFTYLQDNLPPYAIPVFVRVTHAIEKTGTFKYRKVDIQKLGYSLDRPHEEVYAWLPGSSGYTQLTPELVADIDSGGVRF
- a CDS encoding NADPH:quinone oxidoreductase family protein, which encodes MKAILCKEYGPAENLVIEDIPSPEAKGRGVKIRVKAAGLNFPDTLIIEGKYQLQPPMPFSPGGELAGEVIEVGEKVTRFKPGDRVAALTGWGAFAEEVVAPESNLLPLPDGMPYEQAAGFMMVYGTSYYALKQRANIQPGETLLVLGASGGVGLATVELGKAMGAKVIAAASTAEKLEVAKAAGADELINYSEESLKEAVKKLTKGKGVDVIYDPVGGDFTEQALRSMAWNGRHLIIGFAAGDIPKVPANLTLLKGCSVVGVFWGSFTQREPEASAQNMMELLQLYSEGKIDPKVSEVFEFDQYAEALGALTGRRATGKIVLRVGS
- a CDS encoding BLUF domain-containing protein, which codes for MPLIRLAYASEATFEAKPLEKGVEPHVARILLVSRRNNGKVGLVGGLYYGDNRFFQYLEGEEEAVRDTYQRILQDPRHRNVRTLIEEPVAERSFTNWSMKYVPASADVQAFLQKHHLPEFNPSAFDSTQCEEMIDLIRRSSQDQKLVNYDEPVRSKSPAPQTLSPGLKAGLVIAAVGLVVALAFSATLL
- a CDS encoding trimeric intracellular cation channel family protein, with product MFDIIYTLEMIGVVAFAISGMIVARSKNMDPVGIFAIGFITALGGGTLRDLIMDNHPLYWIKHQEQPILILAMAIVFSYWSRAHSLKESRIVFPDAIGLGIFSILGAQLALDLGHSWFIASMLGVMTGCFGGALRDTLCNEVPFIFRKDQIYASIAFAGCWLYFVCQWFLESESIALTIGLLFIVTVRMLAVRFDIRLQRDHSTG